The genomic interval AGCGACGAGGCCACCCGCGGCCAGCAGCGGCGCGATGACGACCAGCGCGACGGCGGGCGGGAGCGCCGACCCGAAGACGACGGTGACGGCGTCGGGACGGGAGCCGACGCCGCCGTACGGTGCCACGCCGAGGAGGCCGACGTAGAACCACGCCCACACCGGGATCCCGGTCAGCGGGCCGACCAGTGGCGCGAGCGTCCAGAGCGCGAGTCCCGCGACGGCCAGGCCGTGCCGGACGACCGGTCGGCCGAGGCCGAGCGCCACCAGCAGTCGGTCGGCGTGCTCCGGGCGAGCGAGCGCCAGCCAGAGACCGCCGAACAGCCCGATGACGGGCAGCGGCGTCCCGATGACGAGCAACTGCGCGGGGACGAACCACGTCGCCGCCCCGAAGGCGGTGTCGAACGCGCGGTTCGCGGCGACCCGCTCCCCCGGAAGGTGTGGCTGGAGCCGAGCGGCCAGCGACCGCGCGCCCGCCAGTACTCGGCTCACGCTGAATCACACCCCGAGTCGCACGATACCTCGGCGGTCGAGTCCGAGGAGGCGCCGTCGTCGGACTCACGCGACGGCTCGTCCCCAGCGTCGGACCCGTCACGGCCGACGCGTCCCGGGAGTCGGGAGCCGACGCGGCGCCGGGCGACCGCACCGACGGGAGCGAGCGAGCGGGTCGAGCGGACCGTCGCGACGGTGGCGTGAGTGCCGAGGACGGCGTCTCGGGTCCGTTCGTACGTCCCCCACAGACGGTCGCGCAGGCCGTCGACGCCGTAGACGAGCACCAGTTGTCCGAGGAAGACGGGCGTGAACACGCCGTTGAGGACGAGCGTGTAGCCGTGGTCGACGGTGCCGCCTACCGCTCCCGTGGGCACGATGCCGACGCCGATGGCGACGTAGTGGACGACGACCCCCGCGACGACGGCGGCCAGCGCGAGTGTCACCACGATGACGCCCCCCATCAGCGTCCCGTATGACCGCCGGTAGATGCGGAGCAGCGGCGGGATGAGCAGGTCGGCGTAGACGAACGACAGCACGCCGCCGAACGGGAGGCCGTTCTGCCACAGGACGAGCGCGAACGGGATGTTGCCGACCGAGCACATGAACGAGAGCGCGCCGAGCGCGACGGCGAGGGCGACGGTGTAGACGACGCCCTCGACGCCCGAGCCAGCGCCGAACAGCGCGGTCCACCACTCGGTGGGGACGAACCCGCCGACAACACCGGCGAGGACGAACCCGAGGGCGATGTCCGACCACAGCATCTCCCAGTCGCCGACGGTCGAACTGGCGGCGCGCTTCCAGCCGGCGAGCGTCAGCAGGCCGCCGGACGGGTTCTCGACCGACGCGCGGTACGATTCGAGACAGCCAGCGCCACAGAAGTACTCCGTGCCGCCGGGCGTCTCCAGCAGTTCGTCGGGTCCCGCCCCGGTCGGGTCGACGCTCATCCCGCAGGAGGGACAGGTCGCCTCGCGGTTCTCGGCGAGGTGGTCGCGGGCGTCCTCGACCCAGCGCGAGGGGACGTGGCGGGCGACGAGGGTGACGACGGCGACGGCGACGAGGCCGCCGAGGAACTCGCCGACGACGAACTCCCAGCCGAGCAGCACCCACATGACGAGGCCGAGTTCGACGACGAGGTCCGTCGAGGCGAACATGAACGCGAGGCTCGCCGCGAGCGACGCGCCCTTCGAGAACACCGTCTTCGTCGTCGCGACCGCGGAGTACGAACACGAGGAGGAGGCCGCGCCGAACAGCGTCGCGAGGCTCACCTCGCGCCAACCGTCGTCGCCGAGCGTCTCCGACATGCGCTCCTCGGAGACGAACGCGTGGACCGCACCGGAGACGGTGAACCCGAGGACGAGCGCCCACCACGTCTGCCACGTCATCTCGACGACCAGGGAGACGGCGCGGGCGAGGGATGCGAGGACGTCCATCAGAACCGCTCCGCGATGGTGCCCTCGGTCCCGACGGCGACGTCGGCGAACCGGGCGGTGCCGAGCGCGACGCCGTGGAGCGAGGCGTCGGGGCCGTCGTCGTCCCGCCAGCGACCGTTCGTGAGGATGCGCACGACGCCGTCGCCGACGGCGAGGCCGCGACCGCCGACGCGGTCGACGGCCGCGAGCGACTTCTCGGCGTCCGCCGCCCGGAGCCAGTTGTGGCCGTTGTACGAGGAGATGCCGCCGCTGTCGGTGACCGCGTCGAACACCGACCCGGACACCGCGGCGACGTCGGTGATGGACGCGCCGGGCGCGTCCACTCGGTTCCACTGGCCGTTCGCCCGGCGGGCGACGGCGTTCTGGCTCGCGAGGAAGACGACGCCGTCTGCGTCGTCCAGCGCGATGGCGTTGTTCCCGCCCGTCGGTTTCCGTGGCCCCTCCCACGTCGCCTCGCGTCCGTTGAGGGCGGCGACGAGTAGTTCGCCCGACCCGTTAGCGACGAACACGCGCTCCTCGCGGGCGGGGCCGATGACCGTCACCGCCTCCCAGGTCGACGTCTTGCCGCCGGGCGCGGAGTAGTCTCGGACATCGCCGTCCGCGAGGTTCAGGCGGCCGACGGCACCCGACGACCCGACGAACCACACGTGCTGGCCGTCGTCGGTCGCCGCGACGGCGGACAGGCCGTTCGCGGCGTCCGCGGGGCCGTCGTCGTCGACGGTCGACCACTCCTCGCCGTCGGCGCGGTGGACGACGGTGCCACCCCCGCCGACCGCGACCGGCCCCTCCTCGGTCATCACGACGTCGTGGAGGGCCGCGCCGGTCGGCGAGTCGACGGTGACCCAGCCGCGGCGCGGCTCGGACCCGGTCGAACAGCCGGCCAGCGCCGCGACGGTTCCGGCGGCACCGGCGAGGAACGCGCGTCGCGTCCGACTCATGGGCCGTCGAGCCCCCGCGCGGGCGACGCTGGCCACGGTCTGGCGACGGCACGGGACTGAGTGGTACGCCGTGAGGCTGTACCTCGTGACGCCGTGGCTAGTGGGGGAGCGATGCGACTCGAGGCGGCAGCTCGGTGTGTCGTGTTCATCAGTCGTAGGTGCGGTCTATCTCGCGGTATTCGGGCGTCTCGCGGCGCGGCGTGAACGCGCCGGGAGCGGTGGTGCGCTTGACGATGGTGGCGATGCGGACCATGTAGGAGACGAGGATGGCGAACGGCGAGAACGCGAGCGCCAGCGACGCGCTGACGACCACTTCGAGGAGGACGGCACCGCCCAGCGGCGTCCCGCGAGCGAACAGCAGGATGAGGAACACCGACGTCAGGAACGACGCGATGCCGCTGTAGGCGATGAGCCGCGAGAGGTTGGCGAGTTCCTGCTGGACGTACAGCGCCTTGAAGTACTGGCGCAGGACGTCCATCGAGACGAACAGTTCGCGCAGGTCCTCGACGAGTTCCGTCGCGCGTCCGGACAGCACGTCGTCGTACTCGACGGCGATGCGGCGAGCGTCGGTGACGTTCCGGGAGTAGCTGTCGCCCATCATCGGCACCAGTACCTCGATGAGTCGCTGGTGGGTGCCGTCGAGCTCCTCCTCGATCTCCTCGCACTGGACCTCGATGGTCTCGACGTACGTCTCGACGGTCGAGCGGACGGCCTGTCCGCGGTCGCCCGTCCCCGCCCCGCGACCGACGACCGCACGCAGTTCGTAGGCGCGGTCCATGACGAGGCCGAGGACGTCCGAGAGGAAGCCGGCGGGTTCGGTCGGGGCGGCGGCCCCCTGTGGGAGGCGGCGTTCGATGCCCTGCCGGAACGACCGGACGCTCTGTATCTCCTGTCTGAGCTGTTCGGGCGACCCGAACAGCTGGGAGACGGTGAGCTGGTTCACCGCGACGACGATGGGGACGAACGAGAACAACCCGGAGATGACGGCCCCGAACATCGAGGTGACGAAGCCGTGGTCCTCGATACCGACGACGCCGAACGCGCCGAGGAAGAACGCCGAGAGGAAGACGAGCGCGACCATCCAGCCCGCGATGCGCATCCGGTCGCCTTCGAGGAGGAACCAGCGCTGGAACCGGGTCCGGCGCTGGGGGTCGACGGCGAACGAGACGAGGAACAGCAGGGCCATCACGCCGACGCGGCTGACGACCCAGAGGATGCGCGTGCTGAGGATGAAGCCGCGACGGAGCCACGCGAGGAACTGCCGCTCGTTCACGGCCACCACCCTGGCAGGGTGCCGTCCGCGAGGCCGCCGAGGACGACGGCCAGCGTCAGCGCCACGACGGCGAGGACGAGGACACGGACGAGCAACGTCGAGCGCGCTCGCCTGAGCGCGGCCCACTCCGCCGGGTGGTAGCCGAGCCACCACAGCGTCAGGATGGCGGCGATGTTGACGGCGACGACGTTGACGAGGACGACGGCGGCCGCGCCGACGGCGGCGACTGGGTAGCCCCACGCCGCGGCGACGCCGATGACGCCCAGCGGCGGGACGACGGCGGCCGCTATCATCACGCCGACGAGGTCGAGCGTGTCGTCGGTCGAGAGGCCGACCGCGCCCGCGATGCCCGCGCCGAGGGCCACGAGGACGAGCAGGAGGCTCGGTTCGACGTAGTTCGAGATGTTCTCCAGCGCGCTCAACGGTGGCCCCGGGATGCCGGTGAACCGGAGTGCGAACGCCGTCACGGTCGACCCGACGGCACCGGTCGCGACGCCGCCGATCTGTCTGATGAGGCTCCGACGGAACAGCGAGGTGTCGTCGACGGCGGTGGCGACGCCCGCGACCATCGGCGGACCGATGAGCGGGGCGATGACCATCGCGCCGACGAGCACCGCCAGCGAGTCCAGCAGGACGCCGGAGACGGCGACGATGCTGGAGACGACGGTCAGCAGGACGTGGATGCCGAACGACGGGAGCAGGCTCTCGGCCGTCGAGCGGAGTTCGCCCCGGGAGACGCCGTGGTAGTTCCGGCCTATGACCTCGTCGTACGGGTCCTCCTCGAACCGGGAGGAGAGGACGGCCTCGGGAGCCAGGACGACGGTGTAGAGGTCGTCGCCGACCCCGGAGAGGCGCTCCTGGAGGTGTTCGACCGACCGGGTCGGGACCGGGACCGAGACGATGGCCGGCCCCTCGGGACCGTTCGGGTCGCCCGAGACGGCGTAGTCGAGGTCGTCCTCGTCGAGCAGTTCACGGACGCGGTCGCAGGACTCCGGCGAGAGCGCGAACACCTGGACGATGCGGATGTCGTCGCGTGCGAGCGCGCCGGTCATGGAGTCAGCAGGGACTGGTGGTGGTGGGCGTATCGGTGAGTCATGGAGGTCAGAGTCGGAGGACCGCGTCGGCAGCGAGGGGGTCGGCGTCGGGGAAGGCGTCGTCGTACAGCGAGACGACGTCGGTTCGGATCGTTTCGAGAGCGTGGTCGCCCTCGGGCGAGCAGCGGACGCCACAGCGGGCGGTCAGGTCGTCGCCGATGCGCTCGTAGCGCAGGCGACCGTGACACGCCGGACAGCGCAACGCGGCGTGAGCGTGCATCCACTCGGCGTCGTGGCCCAGCGCGTCGAGTCGCCGTTCGAGCGCGTACCAGACGACGACGTCCGGTGGCTGGGTCTCGCGGGCGCGGAACAGTCGATAGACGAGCAGCGACGCCGTCCCGTAGAGGTCGGGGTCGACGGCGGCGTGGTCGGCGTGACACCGGCGGAAGTAGGCGACGAGGGCGGACCGGGACGACCGGACCGACCCGCCGGTGAGTTCCCCCGTCGTCCCGGCAGCACGCGCCGCGTCGTCGTCGCAGACCGCTCGCAACCCTCGTCCGTGGGCGTCGTAGTGACGCTCGTCGGAGAGCGATGCACCGCTTTTCGGACAGAACGCGTCGGTTCCAATCATAGCTACTGCTGGGTGGTGAGCCACGGGTCATCCGCGCCGACGCGCGTCACCGTGGCCGACACTCGGTTTCTGAATACAACACCATTAGTTAAAAATACACTAGATAGAAGAGAAAAAAAGTCACTCGGGCCGTCAAATGTTGGAATACTGTTTCACAGCCCGGACGGTGCGCCAGCCGCGCGCGACGCCACGTTCATCGTGCGAATACAGTCTCTTCACGCCCCAGTTTCACTTTCACTCCGCGGACGGCTGACCTCTAAGGTCCGAGCGTCGAACCTTCCAGTCATGAGCATCGACGTGGTGCGGACGACTCCCGAACGAACGTCGGTCCGCGAACGCCGAGACGACAGCGAAGCGCGCTCCGAGGACGCTGGCGGCCGCGGAGCGAGGCTACCGAGACTGATCGACGTCTCGGACGTCAGCGCCGCTACCGTCGCGGAGTACGCCCGCGACGCCGTCGGCACCGACGACCTCTACCTCGAACGTCGGCCCGGCCGGACGTTCCTCGTCGTGCGCTGACTGCGCGGCCTCAGACGATGGACCGGTCCTCGTGCGTCAGGGTCTCCTCGTCGAGTAACGCGACGAGCGACCCGTACGGGACGAACGCGACGAACTCTCCGTCCCCCCGGAAACAGTCGATTCCGTTCTCCGTTCGCTCGTAGTCGTCACACTGGATGTCGCCGTCCGCGATGATGGCACGGTACCGCATACCGAGCCATGGACGGTCGAGACACAAGAACCTGTCACCGACTGGTCAGCATCGCGGAACGAATCGTAGAGCGCCATCGCCGGGTGACCCCCCGGCGTCACTCCGAGAGGTGG from Halomarina salina carries:
- a CDS encoding permease: MDVLASLARAVSLVVEMTWQTWWALVLGFTVSGAVHAFVSEERMSETLGDDGWREVSLATLFGAASSSCSYSAVATTKTVFSKGASLAASLAFMFASTDLVVELGLVMWVLLGWEFVVGEFLGGLVAVAVVTLVARHVPSRWVEDARDHLAENREATCPSCGMSVDPTGAGPDELLETPGGTEYFCGAGCLESYRASVENPSGGLLTLAGWKRAASSTVGDWEMLWSDIALGFVLAGVVGGFVPTEWWTALFGAGSGVEGVVYTVALAVALGALSFMCSVGNIPFALVLWQNGLPFGGVLSFVYADLLIPPLLRIYRRSYGTLMGGVIVVTLALAAVVAGVVVHYVAIGVGIVPTGAVGGTVDHGYTLVLNGVFTPVFLGQLVLVYGVDGLRDRLWGTYERTRDAVLGTHATVATVRSTRSLAPVGAVARRRVGSRLPGRVGRDGSDAGDEPSRESDDGASSDSTAEVSCDSGCDSA
- a CDS encoding TIGR00341 family protein, whose amino-acid sequence is MTGALARDDIRIVQVFALSPESCDRVRELLDEDDLDYAVSGDPNGPEGPAIVSVPVPTRSVEHLQERLSGVGDDLYTVVLAPEAVLSSRFEEDPYDEVIGRNYHGVSRGELRSTAESLLPSFGIHVLLTVVSSIVAVSGVLLDSLAVLVGAMVIAPLIGPPMVAGVATAVDDTSLFRRSLIRQIGGVATGAVGSTVTAFALRFTGIPGPPLSALENISNYVEPSLLLVLVALGAGIAGAVGLSTDDTLDLVGVMIAAAVVPPLGVIGVAAAWGYPVAAVGAAAVVLVNVVAVNIAAILTLWWLGYHPAEWAALRRARSTLLVRVLVLAVVALTLAVVLGGLADGTLPGWWP